The following proteins are encoded in a genomic region of Candida albicans SC5314 chromosome 4, complete sequence:
- a CDS encoding uncharacterized protein (Ortholog(s) have role in nucleotide-excision repair and nucleus localization), with protein sequence MVSYIIHARFRNQLIRSKRVQKLLKKLIPDQVKKIYKKFKKNMDMQSADEQLVYILKYLIKWFRKNFKHDSNGLRVLGYSSDPGKFPNNAKNISNESDLLAVIKKFQHNRDTGAQIFTAILSALGFESRLVFSIPLLSIKNTNTQPKLNHEILKVNKDNDLLYPYFWTELINPLDPSEIIVMETQCFYEEDKRLLRIKRYGGTLSQSFTDQFYPIQNQLCQMSMHYVLSLNSENLIVDVSSRYMKDISYRWFNRLDLRTDLGKSALLLQSLLRIFNRMKNYTTDDYKELDSLMQMAMINYTIPETFTAMKNSPNFITPSTLRYNEVIMPDTKPVKRIKINNKKEPVYFKNSLLVGKSEQQWKFLGRSIKPDQAPIKLAKATPRTIYNKRLYNQNEINDPSLNQVKLYSFSQTCPYIKLKVTKTTDGKLILPRNKYGNIEIFRENMIPDDCVWLKLTNIENILKNKAQFVPVVTGFAFKAGQAIPVKQGVIVLKQDEIPIKKIWLAGRIKEHKAQLAQRRLKLLYTWRFIYKHLQIKKRLDDHL encoded by the coding sequence ATGGTATCTTATATAATCCATGCAAGGTTTAGAAATCAGTTAATCAGATCTAAAAGAGTTCAAAAGTTGCTTAAGAAGTTGATTCCAGATcaagttaaaaaaatatataaaaaatttaagaAGAATATGGATATGCAATCTGCTGATGAACAATTGGTATACATTCTCAAGTATTTAATTAAATGGTTTcgaaaaaatttcaaacatGATTCAAATGGGTTGAGGGTTTTAGGTTATTCGTCTGATCCTGGTAAATTCCCTAATAATGCAAAGAATATCTCAAATGAATCCGATTTATTGGCAGTAATTAAAAAGTTTCAACATAATCGAGATACCGGGGCACAAATATTCACAGCAATTTTGAGTGCTTTAGGTTTTGAAAGTCGTTTGGTCTTTTCCATTCCCCTATTgtcaattaaaaataccAATACTCAACCAAAATTGAACCATGAAATTTTAAAGGTAAATAAAGACAATGATTTGTTATATCCTTATTTTTGGACAGAATTAATCAACCCGTTGGATCCGTCTGAAATCATAGTTATGGAAACCCAATGCTTttatgaagaagataaaagGCTACTTAGAATCAAACGTTATGGTGGCACATTATCACAAAGCTTTACTGATCAATTTTACCCCAtacaaaatcaactttGCCAAATGTCAATGCATTATGTGTTGAGTTTAAATTCGGAGAACCTAATAGTTGATGTCAGCTCGAGATATATGAAGGATATTTCTTATAGATGGTTTAATAGATTAGACTTGCGGACAGATTTGGGGAAATCTGCGTTATTGCTTCAATCTTTGTTGCGTATTTTCAACAGAATGAAAAACTATACCACCGATGACTATAAAGAATTAGACAGTCTAATGCAAATGGCAATGATTAATTATACGATTCCTGAGACTTTTACTGCAATGAAAAATAGTCCTAATTTCATCACTCCATCGACTCTTAGGTATAACGAAGTTATCATGCCAGATACTAAACCTGTTAAGcgaataaaaataaataacaaaaagGAACCGgtttatttcaaaaatagTTTACTTGTTGGGAAATCTGAACAGCAGTGGAAGTTTCTTGGGCGTTCAATTAAACCTGATCAAGCCCCCATAAAGCTCGCTAAGGCAACTCCTCGAACCATATATAACAAACGATTATacaatcaaaatgaaattaatgatcCTAGTTTGAATCAAGTGAAGTTATACAGTTTTAGCCAAACATGTCCCtatattaaattgaaagttACTAAAACAACAGATGGTAAGCTTATTCTCCCGAGAAACAAGTATGGTAACATAGAAATATTCCGTGAAAATATGATTCCAGATGATTGTGTATGGTTAAAATTAACAAACATTGAAAATATACTAAAGAATAAAGCTCAATTTGTTCCTGTCGTTACCGGATTTGCTTTCAAAGCTGGTCAAGCTATACCTGTTAAACAAGGGgtaattgttttaaaacAAGACGAAATTCctataaagaaaatttggCTTGCTGGAAGAATAAAAGAACACAAGGCACAACTTGCACAAAGACGTCTAAAACTTTTATATACTTGGAGGTTTATTTATAAACATttacaaattaaaaaacgTCTTGACGATCATTTATAA
- the SPO75 gene encoding Spo75p (Ortholog(s) have role in ascospore wall assembly), whose protein sequence is MSSITVEQYDYQTLTKSYMDIFNSQKFAQFLNTTQTGFAHSSSGIEFSVLMKTLFTSLCFCTIQLTLFCLLRPVFNYLYQPRCFCVPINERMETLPREFFKWIVPTLKCSINTYLSLGLDAYFFIRFISVLSLFFLFIGTLNMVILIPINYTGSSTEYTAFGLDKLSLSNIATTNVSRLNAHFLMGLITIGFFHWLIVYEFQSYVIIRQSYLLSQPHKDSVMAKTLLISNVPPYLQNHEVLKTIFQVVPGGIKDIWDINEFEIIDHQVEIAQDALHYLEKSQVLGLKKYYHKKAQWCGSSVGDSVEEIKEFIETHEIYFYPPLYSGPIRIPQIERTIRITLPGWLRIFCFQKPIPMYEWSLQTLSECNQKIDEEKLKLAEGQLAKHSKIFIEFTSQEGSYIAHQCLLSQSQGFLDKTTIEINPNDIIWRNVCRNDGIACKFEKYLVTIAFISIIILYVIPVSLIGLVSQIPLLTQLLPFLEWIYQFPEEARETIAGFLPSILLGVLTEIVMIIFRFLTYFKGRTTGCEVEIDLQKWYFAFLFVQQFLVVTISSSVTVILKQIIDQPTSIPVLLATNLPKSATFFFQYISLRAFAFCGNNFLRISPLIQSLIVCKFIDITPRQKFNRITNLPKIKWGTTFAVYSIYACIGISYSIISPLISIFIIFFLNLSILYYKYALKYVYSHINESETTGRLYPTALLHLYTGVYCLECCLIGVFFLSKNDKGGYPMRVQGWIMTGILILTIFANTIIYNRYIPHFSNLPILSDKTFKDGAKPISESSSPNTDDTCYSNHKLLYLHPAFKYESPKIWLPKDPHGYTDLSLQKMSDRSQFEGENDGAQVQLGKFFSSLKLMISEAPPDYK, encoded by the coding sequence ATGCTGTCAATCACTGTTGAACAATATGATTATCAAACATTGACAAAATCATATATGGATATCTTTAATTCTCAAAAATTTGCTCAATTTCTTAACACCACACAAACAGGATTTGCCCATTCATCATCAGGAATTGAATTTAGTGTTCTTATGAAAACTTTATTCACATCATTATGCTTTTGCacaattcaattgacaTTGTTTTGTTTACTCAGACcagttttcaattatttatatcaaCCTCGGTGCTTTTGCGTTCCCATAAATGAAAGAATGGAGACTTTACCAAGagaattttttaaatggATAGTTCCAACGTTGAAATGCAGCATTAACACCTATTTATCGTTGGGGTTGGATGcatatttctttattaGATTCATTAGTGTATTACTGTTATTTTTCCTATTTATTGGAACCCTCAATATGGTCATACTCATACCAATAAATTATACCGGTAGCAGCACAGAATATACAGCATTTGGATTGGACAAACTTAGTCTATCAAATATTGCTACCACCAATGTGTCAAGACTAAATGCTCATTTTTTAATGGGACTAATAACAATAGGGTTTTTCCATTGGTTGATTGTTTATGAATTCCAAAGTTATGTGATTATAAGACAGTCGTACTTGTTGTCACAGCCACACAAAGATTCCGTCATGGCGAAAACATtactaatttcaaatgttcCACCATATTTGCAAAACCATGAAGTGTTGAAAACCATTTTCCAAGTAGTGCCTGGTGGCATTAAAGATATTTGGGATATAAATGAgtttgaaataattgatcaCCAGGTGGAAATAGCTCAAGATGCTTTACattatttggaaaaatcGCAAGTATTGGGACTCAAAAAATATTACCATAAAAAGGCGCAATGGTGTGGATCTTCAGTGGGGGACTCAGTAGAAGAAATCAAggaatttattgaaactcatgaaatatatttttacCCTCCACTATATCTGGGACCAATTAGGATTCCACAAATTGAGCGAACAATTCGCATTACACTACCAGGATGGTTaagaatattttgttttcaaaaaccAATCCCCATGTACGAGTGGTCTCTCCAAACCCTTTCTGAAtgcaaccaaaaaatagacgaagaaaaattaaaactcGCTGAAGGTCAACTAGCCAAACACAgtaaaatatttattgaGTTCACTTCTCAAGAAGGCTCCTATATTGCCCACCAATGTCTTTTATCTCAATCACAAGGTTTCCTTGACAAAACAACTATCGAAATAAATCCCAATGATATCATATGGAGAAATGTTTGTCGAAATGATGGTATAGCTTGcaagtttgaaaaatatttggttACAATTGCCTTTATCAGCATCATAATTCTCTATGTCATTCCAGTGTCATTGATTGGCTTGGTATCACAAATACCATTGTTAACTCAGTTATTACCCTTTTTAGAATGGATATACCAGTTCCCAGAAGAGGCAAGAGAAACAATAGCTGGTTTCTTACCTTCGATATTGCTCGGCGTCTTGACTGAGATTGTCATGATCATTTTCAGATTTCTAACATACTTTAAAGGAAGAACAACTGGCTGTGAGGTTGAAATCGATTTACAGAAATGGTACTTTGCATTTTTGTTTGTGCAACAGTTTTTAGTTGTCACCATTCTGTCAAGTGTCACGGtgatattgaaacaaataatagATCAACCAACTTCAATCCCAGTATTACTTGCTACCAATCTACCCAAATCAGcaacttttttctttcagtATATATCTCTCCGGGCATTTGCATTTTGTGGCAACAACTTTTTAAGAATTAGTCCATTAATTCAATCTTTGATAGTTTGCAAATTCATTGACATAACACCACGACAAAAGTTTAATCGTATCACAAATTTGCCTAAAATAAAATGGGGTACGACATTTGCAGTGTATTCAATCTATGCATGTATTGGTATTTCGTACTCAATAATTTCTCCATTGATATCaatattcatcattttctttctcaACTTATCAATCTTGTATTACAAGTATGCACTCAAATATGTATACAGTCATATCAATGAATCAGAAACAACTGGCAGACTATACCCCACAGCGTTGCTTCATCTCTATACTGGTGTCTATTGTCTCGAATGTTGTTTAATTGGTGTTTTTTTCCTTCtgaaaaatgataaagGTGGCTACCCCATGAGAGTACAAGGTTGGATCATGACAGGAATATTGATCTTGACAATTTTTGCCAATACCATCATTTACAATCGTTATATCCCccatttttccaatttgcCAATTCTTTCAGATAAAACATTTAAAGATGGAGCAAAACCAATATCAGAAAGCAGTAGCCCCAACACTGACGATACATGTTACCTGAACCACAAATTGTTATATCTCCATCCAGCATTCAAATATGAAAGTCCCAAAATATGGTTACCAAAAGATCCACACGGGTATACTGATTTGCTGCTACAAAAAATGCTGGACAGGTCTCAATTCGAAGGTGAAAACGATGGTGCACAAGTTCAACttggtaaattttttaGTTCTCTAAAACTAATGATATCCGAGGCACCACCGGATTATAAATGA